In the Nitrospirota bacterium genome, one interval contains:
- a CDS encoding YjgP/YjgQ family permease, translating into MKIIHKSILKELIITFILSFSVLNFILMMEKLLRLSRFLSGLGTSIFDIAKIILYIQPQLFLLTLPMSLLLSTLLVYGRLNIDTEIVILKNSGMDFKGLSLPVFMLGFICFIFNIAVSIYIGPKSSIKLREEVTNIIKVRTPLAITEGGFHTYFKDMMITVREKTSENEFKDIFIYDSRNKSEPKILIAKDGKIFIKDGYRINFFLKNGYIHMGRLNTTTEIFFQKYNMVLNFESETPSKKNAEYTPYEIIKNIKNTEKHSSIINLYLELHRRLSLPFLCIVLIFFGPPLSMMAGKSGRLGGLTIGLTVFTAYYMLLIYCENLVKAGKIEHYVGAWIPTILISIIALFLINKESKR; encoded by the coding sequence ATGAAAATAATACACAAATCTATATTAAAAGAATTAATCATCACTTTTATCCTCAGCTTCAGTGTCCTTAATTTTATTCTCATGATGGAGAAACTGCTTAGATTAAGCAGGTTTCTCTCAGGCTTAGGGACGTCGATATTTGATATAGCAAAGATTATTCTTTACATTCAGCCTCAGTTATTTTTACTTACTCTGCCTATGTCTCTCCTTCTCTCTACACTCCTTGTATATGGCCGTCTGAACATAGACACCGAAATTGTGATACTAAAGAATAGTGGAATGGATTTCAAGGGACTTTCATTGCCAGTATTTATGCTCGGGTTTATATGTTTTATTTTCAATATCGCTGTTAGTATTTATATCGGCCCAAAAAGCAGTATTAAATTAAGGGAAGAAGTTACAAATATTATAAAAGTGCGAACGCCTCTTGCGATTACAGAAGGCGGATTTCATACATATTTTAAAGATATGATGATTACGGTGAGGGAAAAGACGTCAGAAAACGAATTTAAAGACATATTCATTTATGACAGCAGGAATAAGAGTGAACCTAAAATACTTATTGCAAAAGATGGAAAGATTTTTATTAAAGATGGGTATCGTATAAACTTTTTTCTGAAGAACGGATATATCCACATGGGAAGACTGAATACTACTACTGAGATATTTTTTCAAAAATACAATATGGTTCTAAATTTTGAATCTGAAACACCGTCAAAAAAAAATGCGGAATATACTCCATATGAAATAATTAAAAATATTAAAAATACTGAAAAACATAGTAGTATAATTAACCTTTATCTTGAACTCCACAGAAGATTGTCACTACCGTTTTTATGTATTGTTCTGATTTTTTTCGGACCTCCACTTTCAATGATGGCTGGAAAATCTGGTAGACTTGGAGGATTAACTATAGGACTAACAGTTTTCACTGCATACTATATGTTGCTTATTTATTGTGAAAATCTTGTTAAAGCAGGAAAGATTGAGCATTATGTAGGTGCATGGATTCCTACTATTTTAATCAGTATAATTGCTTTATTTCTTATAAATAAGGAAAGTAAACGTTGA
- a CDS encoding YjgP/YjgQ family permease, with amino-acid sequence MKKIQQYYIKEFLKILGIIAFGLAIIFSLLDLVDKIDDFMPGKPSITILIWYAFLNFPKFLYYLLPMSMLICSLFIFSQAARNNEIVAFKAIGGKIKNLFYPFLLFGILTTIFAFIVGEIIVPNFSERLNELKNTLKNKERKIAFKEGKLWLRGKDGSLIRIELYIPEKRLAKNMSIFIIGESSLKQRIEAESAEWVEKGIEGMWILKDINIYNVEKNEIEHLKEMDYQGLESPDIFSEGIKKPEDMGVIELRRYINRLGALGIQDKKLFVDMYSKISYPSINFFLLILGLSLSVTKKIGGGLFAAGVGLGISFIYWLGYTFMLSLGYAGIIPAVVSSWSLPLIFGAISIYFLKMVPE; translated from the coding sequence TTGAAGAAGATACAACAATATTATATAAAAGAATTTTTAAAAATCTTAGGAATCATTGCTTTTGGTCTCGCAATAATATTTAGTTTACTTGACCTTGTAGATAAAATTGATGATTTCATGCCGGGCAAGCCCTCTATCACAATCTTAATATGGTATGCATTTCTTAATTTTCCGAAATTTCTTTATTATCTTTTGCCAATGTCCATGCTCATCTGCAGTTTATTTATTTTCAGTCAAGCAGCGCGTAATAATGAGATTGTTGCTTTCAAAGCAATAGGAGGTAAAATTAAGAATCTTTTTTATCCTTTTCTTTTATTTGGCATTCTAACAACTATTTTTGCATTTATAGTAGGAGAAATTATAGTCCCCAATTTTTCAGAAAGGCTTAATGAATTAAAAAATACGCTGAAGAATAAAGAGAGAAAGATTGCATTTAAGGAAGGCAAACTCTGGCTAAGAGGGAAAGATGGGTCTCTGATAAGAATTGAGCTTTATATTCCTGAGAAAAGGTTAGCTAAAAATATGAGCATTTTCATAATTGGAGAATCATCACTGAAACAGCGGATAGAGGCAGAAAGTGCTGAATGGGTTGAAAAAGGTATTGAGGGAATGTGGATTCTTAAAGATATTAATATATATAATGTTGAAAAAAATGAAATTGAACACTTGAAAGAAATGGATTATCAGGGTCTTGAATCCCCGGACATTTTCAGTGAAGGAATAAAAAAGCCTGAGGACATGGGTGTCATCGAATTACGAAGATATATAAACAGATTAGGAGCTTTAGGAATTCAAGATAAGAAGCTATTTGTAGACATGTATTCTAAAATCTCCTATCCCTCCATAAACTTCTTTTTATTGATCCTTGGACTATCTCTTTCTGTAACGAAAAAAATAGGTGGCGGTTTATTTGCCGCAGGAGTCGGTTTAGGGATTAGCTTTATATACTGGCTTGGATATACATTTATGCTCTCACTTGGATATGCAGGAATAATTCCAGCAGTAGTATCCTCGTGGTCTTTACCGCTAATTTTCGGAGCAATTTCTATTTATTTTTTAAAGATGGTACCAGAGTGA